A stretch of the Candidatus Hydrogenedentota bacterium genome encodes the following:
- a CDS encoding cupin domain-containing protein produces the protein MYTLVGNLVNEIAVQEGSIVSKTVFQDDHLKAVLMALDAGQELSEHTASMPAVIHVLQGKSNVTLGGDVNLVSGGAWIHMPAEMKHAVSAVEPTVLLLLLLKSAKPR, from the coding sequence ATGTATACACTCGTAGGCAACCTAGTCAACGAAATCGCCGTCCAGGAAGGGAGCATCGTCTCCAAGACTGTATTTCAGGACGACCATCTGAAAGCCGTTCTCATGGCATTGGATGCCGGACAGGAACTCTCCGAGCACACGGCATCGATGCCTGCGGTTATCCACGTTCTGCAGGGCAAGTCGAATGTGACGCTCGGCGGCGACGTGAACCTGGTCTCGGGAGGGGCTTGGATTCACATGCCGGCGGAAATGAAACACGCGGTTTCCGCCGTGGAGCCTACAGTCTTGCTGCTTCTGTTGCTCAAGAGCGCGAAGCCTCGCTGA